The DNA region TTCGAGTTTTGCCTGACGGAACGCGGAGTTTCCTGCGGCGACCGTGGCACCCATCGTGGAAAAGTCCGGGCGGTCGTGTAAAGCGATCGTATCGCCGGCCTGGGCTGAGGCAAGGACCTTGATCGGCGTGTCGGTAAACTCCCGTGCTTTTTCAAGCGGGCAGACGACAACGACCGCGGCACCGTCGGAAACGGGCGAGCAGTCGAAGAGCCTAAGCGGGGAGGCAACGAGCGTTGAGTTCATCACCGTAGCCTGGGTGATCTCGTTCTGGAACTGCGCATACGGGTTTCTTGCTCCGTGGAAGTGGTTTTTCACCGCAACCTGGGCAAGCTGCTCGCGGGTCAGTCCGTATTTGTGCATGTAGTCGCAGGCGATCATCGCATACAGACCGGGGAAAGTTGCTCCTGCAAAGCTTTCCCACTCTCTGTCAGCGGCTCCGGCAAGGACATCCGTCGAATCGCCGACATCAGTCATCTTCTCGACACCTGCCGCGATAACGACATCGGACATGCCGGAAGAAACTGCTGCTACGGCCTGACGGAAGGCAAGGCCTCCGGAGGCACAGGCAGCTTCAACACGGGTAGCCGGGGTGTGGAGGTCTCCGCCGAGTCCTACGTAATCGGCAACGAGTGCCCCGACATGTTCCTGACCGACGAATCTTCCGGCGGACATCGAACCGACGAACAATGCATCGATCTGTTCGCCCGCCACATTTGCATCTTCAAGTGCGGCGATTCCTGCTTCTGTACACAGATCACGGAAAGATGTGTCCCATCTTTCTCCGAATTTCGTGATTCCTGCACCTATTACTGCTACATCTCTCATGATACACCTCACATCCGGATCTTGCCCTTGTGCCGGGCATACACTGCATAGTCAAGATACTTCTTTGTGGAAAGCATCTGTTCAACGGACGGACCCTGGGAACGGTCGATCTTATCTAAAATCGCGTCGGTCACGGTGATGTCGAAGGCATCGGATCCTGCGCCGCTGCCGTAGCTTGTAACGAAGATCCGGTCGCCGGGTTTTGCCACATCTAAAACGGCTGCTAAACCGAGAGGAACAGCGCCGCTGTAGGTGTTGCCGAGCGTGGGGGCCAGAAGACCCGCCTTGATCTGGTCTTTCGTGAATCCCAGCATCTGGGATGCTTTCTGCGGGAATTTGGCATTCGGCTGGTGGAAGACTGCATGCGTATAATCGGAAGGTTTCGTTCCGCGAAGTTCCATCATCAGCTTTGCAGCCCCAAGGGTGTGTTTGAAGTATCCGGGGTCACCGGAGAATCTTCCTCCGTGTCTTGGATAATCCTCTCCTTCGCGGCGCCAGAAATCCGGCGTGTCGGAGGTAAAAGAGCAGGTCTCATTGATGACCGCTATCGGATCGTCATTTCCAATAACGTATGCCGCTCCTCCGGCAGCTGCCGTATATTCCAGTGCATCGCCGGGAGCTCCCTGAGCGGTGTCCGCTCCGATTGCGACGGCGTATTTCATCATTCCCGATGATACCAGACCCATTGCCGTCTGAATAGCGGCAGTGCCGGCTTTACAGGCGAATTCGTAATCTGCAGCCGTCATAACGGGTGTTGCGCCGATTGCCTCTCCGACGGTGACCGCGGTCGGTTTGACGGCATAGGGGTGTGACTCGGATCCTACATAGACTGCCTTTATGTCGGCAACGTCTATTGGACGCCGGCGAAGGGCCGAGCGTGCGGCCTCTACAGAAAAGGTTGCCGTGTTTTCATCGTAATCGGGTACGGCTTTTTCTAAAACGCCAAGACCGCCGGTGATCTCCGCGGCGTTCGCTCCCCATACACGGGCAATCTCTTCGACTTTTATTCTGAAACGGGGGATGTATGCCCCGTAGGTGATTATGCCTACCATTGTGTTTTCCTTAAACGTGTAACGAGATCCTGAACTCCCAGGGGCGTACAGAGAACGGTAATGTGATCTTTTTCTGCAAGCTTTTTGACGAGCGGGTTGACATGTGCCTCCTCTATCCCCTGAAGGATAACATACGGGGGTTTGAACGGTGTCACGCGGATTGCGATCATCGGGGATTTTCCGGTTGAAATATCCGTGAAAATCAGAGCGCGCTCCGTACTCCAGCCGTAAATGCGGTTGAATTCATTGGGCGAAAGATTCAGAATGGCATTCGTACTGTTTATAACAGTATAGCCGAAGATTTGTGAATCCAGCTCCCCGCAGATGAGGGTACATTCAATCAGTTCCGATAATTCCTTGATTGGAATAGAAGAAGCGAAGTCATGAATATCATAAATGACCTCGTCGTCGTAATCCGAGAACAGGAGTTTGCCATACTTTTTGATGTATGTCCCACCATTTTCTTCGTCAACATCCAGAAGCGAGTCTACGATTTTCCCAACGACACCCGTTCCCGGACTTTTCCTCCGACCGCTCTCATAATCACTGATAACGGACGGAGATACTCCAAGATGATCTGCGAGTACACCTGGAGCTATCTGAAAACTTGTACGCCATTTTTTCAGAGCTTTTCCCGGTGAATCGGAGAGGGTGATTTCGCCTGCCATCTTCTCGGCAAGCTGCTGGCGAAGTACCGGCTTCATACCTACCTATATTTCGTTACTTACATAAGAAGTTGGTTGTCGAATTCGTCAATACGCGAACATGACCGATACTAACTCATATATAGTAATCACTCCAACAATGAGTTATGGAGACAATAGATGCTGAGGATGCAGCCTGTCTGCGGCGGATCGCTCTGCTTGGAGGGTGTAAAGGCCCGGTGCGTCTGTCCACGCAGGCACTGGGAGACCAGCTTGGGATCAGTCAGCAGACCGCATCACGCAGACTTCAGTCGCTCGAAAAGGCACAGATGATCTCGCGGACCGCCGAGTCGACCGGCCAGTATGTTCTCGTAACCAGGTCCGGGGAGGAGCATCTCCGCCGCGAGTTTGCCGAGTACGCCAAAATATTCGATGTAAAAGACGAGCAGTATGTCCTCACAGGGACGGTCATGTCCGGGGTGGGCGAGGGAAGATACTACATGTCGATCCCCCATTACCAGGAGCAGTTTGAAAAACTCTGCGGATTTACTCCGTATCCGGGGACACTCAACATTAAACTCAATCCGCAGAGTGTTCTGATCAGAAAACGTATGGACTCTCTGGAATGGACAATCGTCCCCGGGTTCAAAGATGAGCACCGGATGTTCGGCGAGGCACGCTGCATCAAATGCACAATATCAGGAATCCCGTGCGCAATAGTTGTACCAGGCCGAACCCACCACCCGGAAGAAGTCATTGAAGTTATATCCGGCACCCAGCTCCGCGATGCGCTGGACCTTACAGAAAACAGTGAAGTCGTTGTGGTCATAGGATAAACCATAACTTTTTTAGCAAATTTCCATTTATCCGGATCACGGAAAAGAAGATCAGGATTCTAATAACCAGCGATCACTCAAAGGAAAATATTTCTTCGATAGTAGTCTGAAAATATCGGGAAATCCTAAAAGCCAGTTCAAGGGACGGATCATACTTGCCTTTTTCTATCGCAAGGATCGTCTGGCGGGTCACGCCTAACTCTTTTGCAAGAGCGTCCTGCGTCAGATCGTGCATAGCCCGGTAGACCTTGATCTTATTCTTCATCTTCACCCCATACCCCGAACTTGCGGGCGTAATAGAACCTGAATCCCACATAGATGAAGAGGGCCGCAACAATCAAAATGAGCTGCAGTACGGCAAATAACCCCAGCTGTGAAATCGGGATCGTCTCAGGAGGGACGGGAAAATACGGGACGGATTCTAAACTCCCGGCAGGGAGCATCATGTCATTTTGGCGATGATAGGTAAATGACTGAAAACCCAGGGGGCCGCTGAACACATAGACGATCGTTGCAAGATTAACGGTCAGGAAAAGAACGACCGATGCCTTGATCGTAGCGGCGGCGGTTTTCATATCGATTAAAACACTGCGTTCATCCATAACAAGATCGGTGACACGCTTTTTGAGAACGAAGAAAAGCACAGCAGCTATTAGGATAGAAACTGCGATAATCACCGGACTCGAAAGTTCTATCGAGAGCCAGAATAAAAGAAGAAGCAAGACAGCCAGCAGACCGCATATAATATAGAACGTATTTTTCTTCATTGGTTAATCCTACTTTATGTTAATTGAACACGATAAGGATTTGCAAAATATAAATATCCGCCCCGTGTGTGTGGGTCAGGGCGGATATTTGTGTATGGTGGTATGAGAAAAAATCTGATTCTGCTTTTTCCTGTTGTGTACTGAAGAACAGGAGGGCGATCCCCGTCCACCCCATACTTCAGCGTATAACATATTTTACATAATGTATTATATAGTTTCCGTTTTCAGCGATGGAGATGCCATCAATAAAATAAAAAGAAGAATCTCCGGATCCTGTATGGCGTGTGTGGACCGAATCCGGAGTGTGCTGGTGTGTATATGGTTCTATTTGGGAAAATCTGTGCTGTCTGTGTCATGAAGGATCGGCATATCCGACACTTCATTAATCTGTATATAATTCATTTAACAATATAAACATTCTGAACATGGAACTCTGCGTGAAAGTTAATCTCCGTAAAGAACCCACGATAGTGATAAGAATGCCTGCAATCACCCCCGGAAAAATAACCGACCAGCCGCACTATCTCCCGATAACAGCGGAAGAACTAAAAAATACCGGAAAATCGACCCCGGACATTATTCTCGTATCGGCCGATGCCTATGTCGATCATCCGTCATTTGCCGCCGCACTTCTCGGACGAACACTGATCAACGCAGGATTCTCCGTTGCGATAATTAGCCAGCCCGACTGGAAAGAAAGAGAAGGAAAGGACTTTGCCCGGTTTGGAAAACCGAACCTCTTCTTCGCCGTTCTTCCCGGAGCCGTCGATCCGATGGTGAGCGCCTACACCCCGGCACTCCGCCGCCGGCATGACGATGCATACTCGCCCGGAGGAAAACTTACCCGCCCGGAAAAAACGACCCTCGTTTACACGAATATCCTGCACCGTCTGTTCAAAGACACCCCAATAATAATCGGCGGGATCGAAGCAAGTCTCAGACGCTTCGCCCATTATGATTACTGGAGCGACTCGGTCAAACAGGGGATCCTTGCCGACGCTCCCGCCTCGCTTCTCGTTTACGGAATGGGCGAACTCCAGATGATCGAGATCGCCGCCCGCCTGAAAAACGGCGAAGAGATCAAAGACCTCACCGATATCAGAGGCACCAGTTACACAATATCTATTGCAGAATTCCGGGAACATCCGCCGACAGGAATCATCCTTCCCGCATATCCGGCAGTAGTTAACAAGGAAACCTATGCGGAGACGTTTAAAATACAGTACCTCTCGAAGGATACGCTGATCCAGCCCCATCCGAAAACGGTCATCGTCCAGAACCCGCCGGCACGCCCGCTTACAAGCGAGGAACTCGATATCATCTACGAACTTCCGTACACAAGAAAACAGCACCCGGCATACAAGGAGCCGATACCGGCTCTCACCCCGATCCAGTTTTCCATCACCACCCACCGCGGCTGTTTCGGCGCCTGTTCGTTTTGCGCCATCACTCATCATCAGGGAAAAGAGATCGTCTCGCGAAGCGAAGCGTCCATCTTGAGAGAAGCAGAGCGGATCGCCAAAATGCCTGAGTTCAAAGGGACGATCTCGGATCTGGGCGGGCCGTCGGCAAACATGTATGCCTGCAGCTGTGCAAAATGGGAGAAAAACGGACCGTGTCTCGACAAAAACTGTACGACATGCCCTTCCATGAAGTTAGGCACAGCAGAACAGATTTCCCTCCTCAGAAACGTATCGGAGATTCGAAAAGTCAAACATGTTTTCATCAGCTCGGGAGTAAGATACGACCTCATCCCAAAAACGGAAGAGGGCGACCGATACCTGAGAGAGCTGACCGAACGCCACATCTCGGGCCACCTGAAAGTGGCACCCGAACATATCAGCGATCGGGTAACTCAGCTGATGAACAAACCGGGTAAAGCAGTCTTCGATGCGTTCTGCAAAAGATTCGATGCCCTCCAAAAAGACAAGCTAAAGAGGCAGTATCTCGTTCCGTATCTTATGTCGTCCCACCCCGGGTGCCGGATAGACGATATGGTTACCCTTGCCCTATATCTTAGAGAGAAAGGGATGTACACCGAACAGGTCCAGGACTTTACCCCGGTCCCGATGACCCTTTCGACGGCGATGTATTATACAGGGATCCATCCTCTTACCGGAAAAAAAGTCTACGTGCCGCTGGGGGATGAAAAGCGGATTCAGAGAGCTCTGCTTCAGTGGAAGGATCCAAAACAGTATGAATATGTCGTCTCGGGGCTTTTG from Methanocorpusculum labreanum Z includes:
- a CDS encoding thiolase domain-containing protein, which translates into the protein MRDVAVIGAGITKFGERWDTSFRDLCTEAGIAALEDANVAGEQIDALFVGSMSAGRFVGQEHVGALVADYVGLGGDLHTPATRVEAACASGGLAFRQAVAAVSSGMSDVVIAAGVEKMTDVGDSTDVLAGAADREWESFAGATFPGLYAMIACDYMHKYGLTREQLAQVAVKNHFHGARNPYAQFQNEITQATVMNSTLVASPLRLFDCSPVSDGAAVVVVCPLEKAREFTDTPIKVLASAQAGDTIALHDRPDFSTMGATVAAGNSAFRQAKLERKDIDFVEVHDCFTIAELCAIEDLGFVPKGTAGKFTEQGETQLGGKLPVNTSGGLKACGHPVGATGIKQIWEVVQQLRGEGGKRQVEGAEIGMTQNVGGTGATVVSHIFGRA
- a CDS encoding hydroxymethylglutaryl-CoA synthase; this translates as MVGIITYGAYIPRFRIKVEEIARVWGANAAEITGGLGVLEKAVPDYDENTATFSVEAARSALRRRPIDVADIKAVYVGSESHPYAVKPTAVTVGEAIGATPVMTAADYEFACKAGTAAIQTAMGLVSSGMMKYAVAIGADTAQGAPGDALEYTAAAGGAAYVIGNDDPIAVINETCSFTSDTPDFWRREGEDYPRHGGRFSGDPGYFKHTLGAAKLMMELRGTKPSDYTHAVFHQPNAKFPQKASQMLGFTKDQIKAGLLAPTLGNTYSGAVPLGLAAVLDVAKPGDRIFVTSYGSGAGSDAFDITVTDAILDKIDRSQGPSVEQMLSTKKYLDYAVYARHKGKIRM
- a CDS encoding helix-turn-helix domain-containing protein, with protein sequence MKPVLRQQLAEKMAGEITLSDSPGKALKKWRTSFQIAPGVLADHLGVSPSVISDYESGRRKSPGTGVVGKIVDSLLDVDEENGGTYIKKYGKLLFSDYDDEVIYDIHDFASSIPIKELSELIECTLICGELDSQIFGYTVINSTNAILNLSPNEFNRIYGWSTERALIFTDISTGKSPMIAIRVTPFKPPYVILQGIEEAHVNPLVKKLAEKDHITVLCTPLGVQDLVTRLRKTQW
- a CDS encoding DUF120 domain-containing protein, which codes for METIDAEDAACLRRIALLGGCKGPVRLSTQALGDQLGISQQTASRRLQSLEKAQMISRTAESTGQYVLVTRSGEEHLRREFAEYAKIFDVKDEQYVLTGTVMSGVGEGRYYMSIPHYQEQFEKLCGFTPYPGTLNIKLNPQSVLIRKRMDSLEWTIVPGFKDEHRMFGEARCIKCTISGIPCAIVVPGRTHHPEEVIEVISGTQLRDALDLTENSEVVVVIG
- a CDS encoding helix-turn-helix transcriptional regulator, with the protein product MKNKIKVYRAMHDLTQDALAKELGVTRQTILAIEKGKYDPSLELAFRISRYFQTTIEEIFSFE
- a CDS encoding DUF2178 domain-containing protein, yielding MKKNTFYIICGLLAVLLLLLFWLSIELSSPVIIAVSILIAAVLFFVLKKRVTDLVMDERSVLIDMKTAAATIKASVVLFLTVNLATIVYVFSGPLGFQSFTYHRQNDMMLPAGSLESVPYFPVPPETIPISQLGLFAVLQLILIVAALFIYVGFRFYYARKFGVWGEDEE
- a CDS encoding YgiQ family radical SAM protein is translated as MPAITPGKITDQPHYLPITAEELKNTGKSTPDIILVSADAYVDHPSFAAALLGRTLINAGFSVAIISQPDWKEREGKDFARFGKPNLFFAVLPGAVDPMVSAYTPALRRRHDDAYSPGGKLTRPEKTTLVYTNILHRLFKDTPIIIGGIEASLRRFAHYDYWSDSVKQGILADAPASLLVYGMGELQMIEIAARLKNGEEIKDLTDIRGTSYTISIAEFREHPPTGIILPAYPAVVNKETYAETFKIQYLSKDTLIQPHPKTVIVQNPPARPLTSEELDIIYELPYTRKQHPAYKEPIPALTPIQFSITTHRGCFGACSFCAITHHQGKEIVSRSEASILREAERIAKMPEFKGTISDLGGPSANMYACSCAKWEKNGPCLDKNCTTCPSMKLGTAEQISLLRNVSEIRKVKHVFISSGVRYDLIPKTEEGDRYLRELTERHISGHLKVAPEHISDRVTQLMNKPGKAVFDAFCKRFDALQKDKLKRQYLVPYLMSSHPGCRIDDMVTLALYLREKGMYTEQVQDFTPVPMTLSTAMYYTGIHPLTGKKVYVPLGDEKRIQRALLQWKDPKQYEYVVSGLLKAGRRDLIGDLVPNRGLPPVRKSGSSKKRRS